A portion of the Streptomyces sp. NBC_01335 genome contains these proteins:
- a CDS encoding response regulator transcription factor, with amino-acid sequence MTRRTVRVLVCDDHAVVRAGLLALLGSEPDLEVVAEAGSGEEAVVLAARLAPDVVLMDLQLGPGMDGVQATRRITAGAGASDRAEGSGAGGSGAESVAGPHVLVLTTYDTDADITRAIGAGATGYLLKAERPEELFAAIRSAAQGRTTLSPPVADRVMARLRTPPPALTDRERDILGQLARGLGNRDIARALFISEATVKTHLGRIYDKLGVETRAGAVARANEQRLLP; translated from the coding sequence ATGACCCGCCGTACCGTACGCGTCCTGGTCTGCGACGATCACGCCGTCGTCCGCGCCGGGCTGCTCGCCCTCCTCGGCAGCGAGCCGGACCTGGAGGTCGTGGCCGAGGCCGGAAGCGGCGAGGAGGCCGTGGTCCTGGCCGCCCGGCTCGCCCCGGACGTCGTCCTCATGGACCTCCAGCTCGGCCCGGGGATGGACGGCGTCCAAGCCACCCGCCGGATCACAGCCGGAGCGGGAGCGAGCGACCGCGCGGAAGGCAGCGGCGCGGGAGGCAGCGGCGCGGAGAGCGTCGCGGGGCCCCATGTGCTCGTCCTCACGACGTACGACACCGACGCCGACATCACCCGGGCGATCGGCGCGGGAGCCACCGGCTACCTGTTGAAGGCGGAGCGCCCCGAGGAGCTGTTCGCCGCGATCCGGTCCGCCGCGCAGGGCCGCACCACGCTCTCCCCGCCCGTCGCGGACCGGGTGATGGCCCGGCTGCGTACCCCGCCACCCGCGCTCACCGACCGCGAGCGGGACATCCTCGGGCAGCTCGCCCGAGGGCTCGGCAACCGGGACATCGCCCGCGCGCTCTTCATCAGCGAGGCGACGGTCAAGACCCACCTGGGGCGCATCTACGACAAGCTGGGCGTCGAGACCCGCGCCGGAGCGGTCGCCAGGGCCAACGAGCAACGTCTGCTGCCCTGA
- a CDS encoding pentapeptide repeat-containing protein produces the protein MAAARRPEVRLPPLAPYEDVELEADGDYDGLRFSSVDLADQSGRGARFMDCALDGCALDRTELVRARFLDSVLTGVRGVATELAEASLRDVEIVDARLGGVQMHGAVLERVLVRGGKIDYLNLRGARLTDVVFEGCVLSEPDFADARLVRVEFRDCVLRRADFSNVTMDSVDLRPAAELDIARGVERLAGAVISPVQLMDLAPAFAAQIGVRVEP, from the coding sequence ATCGCGGCGGCGCGGCGGCCGGAGGTGCGGTTGCCGCCCCTCGCCCCGTACGAGGACGTCGAGCTGGAGGCGGACGGCGACTACGACGGGCTGCGGTTCTCCTCCGTGGACCTCGCCGACCAGTCGGGGCGCGGCGCCCGGTTCATGGACTGCGCGCTGGACGGCTGCGCGCTGGACCGTACGGAGCTGGTGCGGGCCCGGTTCCTCGACTCGGTGCTGACCGGCGTACGGGGCGTGGCCACCGAGCTCGCCGAGGCGTCGCTGCGGGACGTGGAGATCGTGGACGCGCGCCTCGGTGGGGTGCAGATGCACGGGGCGGTGCTGGAACGGGTGCTGGTGCGCGGCGGGAAGATCGACTACCTGAACCTGCGCGGGGCCCGGCTCACCGACGTCGTCTTCGAGGGGTGCGTGCTCTCCGAGCCGGACTTCGCGGACGCCCGGCTGGTACGGGTCGAGTTCCGCGACTGCGTGCTGCGGCGGGCCGACTTCAGCAACGTCACGATGGACTCGGTGGACCTGCGGCCCGCCGCCGAGCTGGACATCGCGCGGGGTGTGGAGCGGCTGGCGGGCGCGGTGATCAGCCCGGTGCAGCTGATGGACCTGGCCCCGGCGTTCGCGGCGCAGATCGGGGTCCGGGTGGAGCCGTGA
- a CDS encoding M1 family metallopeptidase, which yields MLLACAVLGCTASACTGAGAGVAGTPGAAGVRDPYFPKLGNGGYDVTHYDLRLAVDRKAGHLTGTATITARATQDLSAFHLDLVGLDVTGATVEGRPAAVNRAGGELVLRPDAEVADRLREGRTFETVVRYSGVPRTLTDADGTHEGWLRTADGAVALGEPAGGPAWFPGNHHPSDKATYTVAVTVPEGLTAVSNGELASRRTTKAATGDPARTTYTWRTTEPMASYLATVAIGRFATKESRTDEGLAVFTAVDPEVAAEAEPGLARIPQILDWEAERFGPYPFRSAGAIVDRAEDSEYALETQNRPYYPGPPTTGLLVHEMAHQWFGDSVTPATWRDMWLNEGFATYAEWLWSEDHEDTPARESFEEAYADDANWAFPPAGPPTAADVSQPPVYGRGAMVVHRLRLAVDDDERFFALLKGWTGAHRHGNASTADFTAYAEKATGLDLSRLWSVWLYGDERPADPANPDLPAR from the coding sequence CTGCTGCTCGCCTGTGCCGTGCTCGGCTGTACCGCTTCGGCCTGTACCGGCGCGGGGGCCGGGGTGGCCGGGACGCCGGGCGCGGCCGGGGTGCGCGATCCGTACTTCCCGAAGCTCGGCAACGGCGGCTACGACGTCACCCACTACGACCTCCGGCTCGCCGTCGACCGTAAGGCCGGGCACCTGACGGGCACGGCGACGATCACCGCCCGGGCGACCCAGGACCTGAGCGCCTTCCACCTCGACCTGGTCGGGCTCGACGTCACCGGGGCGACCGTCGAGGGGCGGCCCGCCGCCGTGAACCGGGCGGGCGGCGAACTGGTCCTCCGCCCCGACGCGGAGGTGGCCGACCGCCTCCGCGAGGGCCGCACCTTCGAGACGGTCGTGCGCTACTCCGGCGTACCCCGCACCCTGACGGACGCGGACGGCACCCACGAGGGCTGGCTGCGGACGGCGGACGGGGCCGTCGCCCTCGGCGAACCGGCGGGTGGGCCGGCCTGGTTCCCCGGCAACCACCATCCGAGCGACAAGGCCACCTACACCGTCGCGGTCACCGTCCCCGAAGGGCTGACGGCCGTCTCCAACGGTGAACTCGCCTCCCGCCGCACCACCAAGGCCGCTACGGGCGACCCCGCCCGCACCACGTACACCTGGCGCACCACCGAACCCATGGCGAGCTACCTCGCGACGGTCGCGATCGGACGTTTCGCCACGAAGGAGTCCCGCACCGACGAGGGTCTCGCGGTCTTCACCGCGGTGGACCCCGAGGTGGCGGCGGAGGCGGAGCCCGGACTCGCCCGGATTCCGCAGATCCTGGACTGGGAGGCGGAGCGGTTCGGGCCGTACCCGTTCCGTTCGGCGGGCGCGATCGTGGACCGGGCGGAGGACTCCGAGTACGCCCTGGAGACGCAGAACCGGCCGTACTACCCCGGGCCGCCGACCACCGGGCTCCTCGTCCACGAGATGGCCCACCAGTGGTTCGGCGATTCGGTCACCCCGGCCACCTGGCGGGACATGTGGCTGAACGAGGGCTTCGCGACGTACGCGGAGTGGCTCTGGAGCGAGGACCACGAGGACACACCGGCCCGGGAGAGCTTCGAGGAGGCGTACGCCGACGACGCGAACTGGGCCTTCCCACCCGCCGGGCCGCCGACCGCCGCCGACGTCTCGCAACCGCCGGTGTACGGGCGCGGCGCGATGGTCGTGCACCGGCTGCGGCTCGCGGTGGACGACGACGAGAGGTTCTTCGCGCTGCTCAAGGGCTGGACCGGGGCCCACCGGCACGGCAACGCCTCGACGGCCGACTTCACGGCGTACGCGGAGAAGGCGACGGGCCTGGACCTGTCCCGGCTCTGGTCGGTCTGGCTGTACGGCGACGAGCGCCCGGCCGACCCGGCGAACCCGGACCTCCCGGCGCGCTGA
- a CDS encoding sensor histidine kinase produces MRRRTGPGRDGPAGGASAGPGSSAVRTPDPDARWLALLLHAAFFLLLGASLTRFLMRHPGEARTPWVIALSLTLAVVHALGPVLGSRPTPRRFTWLAGLVAVWMVLVVLAPSFAWCAVPLFSTGLRLLPPRAALVLVSLLTAFVVAAQLRLATGFDPNLVLAPPAVAAVATAVLVHVRRQADRQQELAVRQRELIEDLVRTRRELAATERREGTLAERQRLSMEIHDTLAQGLSSQRMLLQAATRIWDTEPGTAHAHVRTAAGITARNLAEARRFVHDLAPADLAEGAGLEAALRALAARATATGGPAVRCHVEGTAHNPLPDRVQSALLRIAQGALANVAEHADATTAALTLTHLDDRVVLDIADDGRGFAPDGPAAATEQRDTPMRRGHGLPAMRARVRQLGGRLTVESAPGEGTVLSAEVPLPDPEVPAAPEVPGHGGEPAGHGAPASPEEPGTPEEPV; encoded by the coding sequence GTGCGGCGGAGAACCGGTCCGGGGCGGGACGGACCGGCGGGCGGTGCTTCAGCCGGCCCCGGGTCGTCCGCCGTACGCACGCCTGATCCGGACGCCCGCTGGCTGGCGCTCCTGCTGCACGCCGCGTTCTTCCTGCTGCTGGGCGCCTCGCTCACCCGGTTCCTGATGCGCCACCCCGGCGAGGCCCGCACCCCGTGGGTCATCGCGCTGTCCCTCACCCTCGCCGTCGTCCACGCCCTCGGCCCGGTGCTCGGCTCGCGGCCCACCCCCCGCCGGTTCACCTGGCTCGCGGGGCTCGTCGCCGTCTGGATGGTGCTGGTCGTCCTCGCGCCGAGCTTCGCGTGGTGCGCCGTACCGCTCTTCTCCACCGGACTGCGGCTGCTCCCGCCTCGCGCCGCGCTCGTCCTGGTCTCCCTGCTCACCGCGTTCGTCGTGGCGGCGCAACTGCGGCTCGCCACCGGCTTCGACCCGAACCTCGTCCTGGCACCGCCCGCCGTCGCGGCCGTGGCGACCGCCGTCCTCGTCCACGTCCGCCGTCAGGCGGACCGCCAGCAGGAACTCGCCGTACGCCAGCGCGAACTCATCGAGGACCTGGTCCGTACGCGGCGCGAACTGGCCGCGACGGAACGCCGCGAGGGCACTCTCGCCGAGCGCCAGCGGCTCTCCATGGAGATCCACGACACCCTCGCGCAGGGCCTCTCCAGCCAGCGGATGCTGCTCCAGGCCGCGACACGTATCTGGGACACCGAGCCGGGCACCGCCCACGCCCACGTCCGTACGGCGGCCGGGATCACCGCCCGCAACCTCGCCGAGGCCCGGCGCTTCGTCCACGACCTGGCACCGGCCGACCTCGCGGAGGGCGCAGGCCTGGAGGCGGCCCTCCGCGCCCTCGCCGCACGGGCCACCGCGACGGGCGGGCCCGCCGTGCGCTGCCACGTGGAAGGCACCGCGCACAACCCGCTGCCGGACCGGGTGCAGTCGGCGCTGCTGCGCATCGCCCAGGGCGCGCTCGCCAACGTCGCCGAGCATGCCGACGCCACCACCGCCGCGCTCACCCTGACCCACCTGGACGATCGGGTGGTCCTCGACATCGCGGACGACGGCCGCGGGTTCGCCCCGGACGGACCTGCGGCAGCCACGGAGCAGCGGGACACTCCGATGCGCCGGGGCCACGGGCTGCCCGCGATGCGCGCCCGGGTACGCCAGCTCGGCGGACGGCTCACCGTCGAGTCCGCCCCCGGAGAGGGCACCGTGCTCTCGGCGGAGGTCCCGCTGCCGGACCCGGAGGTACCCGCCGCCCCCGAGGTACCCGGCCATGGTGGGGAGCCCGCCGGTCATGGGGCGCCCGCCAGCCCCGAGGAACCCGGCACACCCGAGGAGCCCGTATGA
- a CDS encoding TerD family protein encodes MAVSLSKGGNVSLTKEAPGLTAVTVGLGWDVRTTTGTDFDLDASAIAVNPTGKVVSDGHFVFFNNKSTPDQTIVHTGDNVTGQGEGDDEQINVNLAGLPADVDKIVFPVSIYDAESRSQNFGQVRNAFIRIINQAGGTEIARYDLSEDAATETAMVFGELYRNGAEWKFRAVGQGYASGLRGIAQDFGVNL; translated from the coding sequence ATGGCAGTAAGCCTGTCCAAGGGCGGCAACGTCTCGCTCACCAAGGAGGCACCGGGCCTGACCGCCGTCACGGTCGGCCTCGGCTGGGACGTCCGCACCACCACCGGCACCGACTTCGACCTCGACGCCTCGGCGATCGCGGTGAACCCGACGGGCAAGGTCGTCTCCGACGGCCACTTCGTCTTCTTCAACAACAAGTCGACGCCGGACCAGACCATCGTCCACACCGGTGACAACGTCACGGGCCAGGGCGAGGGCGACGACGAGCAGATCAACGTCAACCTGGCGGGCCTGCCGGCCGACGTGGACAAGATCGTCTTCCCGGTCTCCATCTACGACGCCGAGTCCCGCAGCCAGAACTTCGGCCAGGTGCGGAACGCCTTCATCCGCATCATCAACCAGGCCGGCGGCACCGAGATCGCCCGTTACGACCTCAGCGAGGACGCCGCCACCGAGACCGCCATGGTCTTCGGCGAGCTCTACCGCAACGGCGCCGAGTGGAAGTTCCGCGCGGTCGGCCAGGGTTACGCCTCGGGTCTGCGCGGCATCGCGCAGGACTTCGGCGTCAACCTCTGA
- a CDS encoding class I SAM-dependent methyltransferase, whose translation MTGANSRSSTAGYADAAEALVEQYESVTFAEVHREALELFPERPSAVLDIGAGSGRDAAAPAALGHAVVAVEPTAELRERGRVIHAARPVEWLDDELPELRAVRALGRRFDLVLLTAVWMHLDAGERAAGMETLGRVTAPGGLVVLTLRHGPVPAGRRMFDVSVDETVGLARGQGLSAVHVGGRADLHGRSGVRWSTVGLRRAD comes from the coding sequence GTGACGGGGGCCAACAGCAGGTCGAGCACCGCAGGTTACGCCGATGCGGCCGAGGCGCTGGTGGAGCAGTACGAGAGCGTCACCTTCGCCGAAGTGCACCGCGAGGCGCTGGAGCTCTTCCCCGAACGGCCCAGCGCGGTGCTCGACATCGGGGCGGGGAGCGGACGGGACGCCGCCGCGCCGGCGGCGCTGGGGCATGCGGTGGTCGCCGTGGAGCCGACGGCTGAACTCCGGGAGCGGGGGCGGGTGATCCATGCGGCGCGGCCGGTCGAGTGGCTGGACGACGAACTGCCGGAGCTGCGGGCGGTACGGGCGCTGGGGCGGCGGTTCGACCTGGTGCTGCTGACCGCCGTCTGGATGCACTTGGACGCCGGGGAGCGGGCGGCGGGGATGGAGACGCTGGGCCGGGTGACGGCCCCGGGCGGTCTGGTGGTCCTGACCCTGCGGCACGGGCCCGTTCCGGCAGGCCGGCGGATGTTCGACGTGTCCGTGGACGAGACCGTCGGGCTCGCCAGGGGGCAGGGGCTGAGCGCGGTCCACGTCGGCGGGCGCGCGGACCTGCACGGCCGCTCCGGCGTGCGCTGGTCCACGGTGGGCCTGCGCCGCGCGGACTGA
- a CDS encoding GlcG/HbpS family heme-binding protein: MNVTPPAAPSSPAAPSSPASAGRRFSLRARVLTGAVAVAALGAGTFGAVSASASAPSSATVAVSADTANRNLQQTSHLTVAAATKAAQAVLDAAQKENQRVSVAVVDRDGNTIVSLRGDGAGPQSPGSAEKKAYTSVSWNAPTSELVKRLDQAPTLKDIPGTLFLAGGAPVQVKGAPVAAVGVAGAPSGDLDEKFARAGVAALTR, from the coding sequence ATGAACGTCACTCCCCCCGCCGCCCCCTCGTCCCCCGCCGCCCCCTCGTCCCCCGCCTCCGCCGGCCGCAGGTTCTCGCTGCGGGCCCGGGTCCTGACCGGTGCGGTGGCCGTCGCCGCCCTGGGCGCGGGCACGTTCGGCGCCGTCTCCGCCAGCGCCTCGGCCCCCTCGTCCGCCACCGTCGCCGTCTCGGCCGACACCGCGAACCGGAACCTCCAGCAGACGAGCCACCTCACCGTCGCCGCCGCCACGAAGGCCGCGCAGGCCGTGCTCGACGCCGCGCAGAAGGAGAACCAGCGCGTCTCGGTCGCGGTCGTCGACCGGGACGGCAACACCATCGTCAGTCTGCGCGGCGACGGCGCCGGGCCGCAGTCCCCCGGGTCCGCCGAGAAGAAGGCGTACACCTCGGTCTCCTGGAACGCCCCCACCTCCGAGCTGGTGAAGCGCCTGGACCAGGCCCCGACGCTGAAGGACATCCCCGGCACCCTCTTCCTCGCAGGCGGTGCCCCGGTCCAGGTCAAGGGCGCGCCCGTCGCTGCGGTCGGCGTCGCCGGAGCCCCGAGCGGCGACCTCGACGAGAAGTTCGCCCGCGCGGGAGTCGCCGCCCTCACCCGCTGA